One Yimella lutea DNA window includes the following coding sequences:
- a CDS encoding Maf family protein, with amino-acid sequence MRFVLASASPARLATLRSAGVQPEVLVSDVDEPAATAEAEKRYGALEPAGVALILARAKCEDVAGRDEADDALVLGCDSVLEFEGAAHGKPSDSSDAIARWQRMRGKSGILHSGHWLIDNRDDGTGATFGVTASTVVHFADIDDAEIEAYVATGEPLYVAGAFTVDGLGGPFVTSIEGDYHNVVGVSLPALRELLQEIGISWHELRPAPTESV; translated from the coding sequence GTGCGATTCGTCCTTGCTTCTGCCTCCCCTGCCCGCCTGGCAACCTTGCGCTCGGCCGGCGTCCAACCGGAAGTCCTCGTCTCCGACGTCGACGAGCCGGCGGCGACCGCCGAGGCCGAGAAGCGGTACGGCGCACTCGAACCCGCCGGTGTCGCGTTGATCCTCGCGCGTGCCAAATGCGAGGACGTCGCCGGTCGGGACGAAGCGGACGACGCGCTCGTGCTCGGCTGCGACAGCGTCCTGGAGTTCGAGGGGGCGGCCCACGGTAAGCCGTCCGACTCGAGCGATGCGATCGCCCGCTGGCAGCGGATGCGCGGCAAGTCGGGCATCCTGCACTCGGGCCACTGGCTGATCGACAACCGGGACGACGGCACGGGTGCCACCTTCGGTGTCACCGCGAGCACTGTCGTGCACTTCGCCGACATCGACGACGCGGAGATCGAGGCGTACGTCGCCACCGGCGAACCTCTGTACGTGGCAGGCGCATTCACCGTCGACGGACTCGGCGGTCCGTTCGTCACCAGCATCGAGGGCGATTACCACAACGTCGTCGGAGTCAGCCTGCCCGCTCTACGCGAACTGCTGCAGGAGATCGGCATCTCCTGGCACGAACTGCGCCCTGCACCAACAGAATCTGTGTGA